One stretch of Cohnella algarum DNA includes these proteins:
- a CDS encoding acyltransferase family protein has product MVKNREAWIDFAKGLGIIFVVMGHSGDNGINPYLSWVAMPLFFMVSGFLFKPVQGDAFKKWSLKRAKQLMIPYFAYGVVIALLILIKDKFDFGIFFENIGLLLYGGDVLKGSFAVFWFITCLFLTQMLFAFISRYPRTVQFAIVAACYVLSFVVDWSALSVPWNADVVPLALVYYAIGYYFKDIIVNSIKKIGIPLLALAGSVAFVLLKHAGAIDFRMDMKYNVYGNFVFALLIPLSCLLVLFALSYCLCEIIRPKYNVMVKLGGMTMTVMYLHFPINNLVNEAFHIQPNLVEFTLMGIFIPVAAHFLLKRIPVFEAIFINWSPKPAKSLN; this is encoded by the coding sequence ATGGTTAAAAACCGCGAAGCATGGATCGATTTCGCAAAAGGGCTGGGTATCATCTTTGTCGTGATGGGCCATTCGGGCGATAACGGGATCAATCCTTATTTGAGCTGGGTTGCCATGCCGCTTTTCTTTATGGTCAGCGGATTTTTATTTAAACCCGTTCAGGGCGACGCGTTCAAAAAATGGTCTCTGAAAAGAGCCAAACAATTGATGATTCCTTATTTTGCATACGGAGTCGTTATCGCGCTTCTGATCCTGATCAAGGACAAATTCGATTTCGGAATCTTTTTCGAAAATATTGGACTGCTTTTGTACGGGGGAGACGTTCTGAAGGGAAGCTTTGCGGTTTTCTGGTTCATCACTTGCCTTTTTTTGACCCAAATGCTTTTCGCGTTTATATCCAGATATCCGAGAACGGTCCAGTTTGCGATCGTTGCGGCATGCTATGTACTTTCGTTCGTTGTCGATTGGTCCGCGCTGTCCGTTCCGTGGAATGCGGATGTCGTGCCGCTTGCCCTCGTCTATTACGCGATCGGATACTATTTTAAAGATATCATCGTAAATTCGATCAAAAAAATTGGGATCCCCTTGTTGGCGCTGGCCGGGTCCGTTGCGTTCGTTTTGCTTAAACACGCCGGGGCGATCGATTTTCGAATGGACATGAAATACAACGTGTACGGAAATTTCGTCTTCGCGCTGCTCATTCCGCTTTCGTGCTTATTGGTTCTTTTCGCCTTAAGCTATTGCTTGTGCGAAATCATCCGTCCCAAATATAACGTCATGGTCAAACTGGGCGGCATGACCATGACCGTTATGTATCTTCACTTTCCGATTAACAATCTGGTCAACGAAGCTTTTCATATCCAGCCTAACCTCGTCGAGTTCACGTTAATGGGCATTTTCATTCCCGTAGCCGCGCATTTTTTGTTGAAAAGGATTCCCGTCTTCGAGGCCATCTTTATCAACTGGTCGCCGAAGCCCGCCAAGTCCCTCAACTGA
- a CDS encoding cation diffusion facilitator family transporter, producing the protein MENTYNNLKQGERGAWISILAYIFLSALKLFIGYIALSEALWADGLNNATDIIASVAVLIGLRISRKPPDADHRYGHFRAETVASLVASFIMMAVGLQVLFQAVSKFRVQSYESPDMIAGWTAIGCAVVMYFVYLYNIRLARRIGSAALTAAAQDNRSDALVSAGTFVGIVGSQFGLPWLDPLTALAVGLIICKTAWEIFRDSSHALTDGFDAAELQAIRQTVRGITGVKKIIDVKARVHGNNTFVDMTIAVEPELNVSESHAITEKIERRMLEAHGIAHAHIHIEPFESAAK; encoded by the coding sequence ATGGAAAACACGTACAACAATTTAAAGCAAGGCGAAAGAGGCGCCTGGATCAGCATCCTGGCCTACATCTTCCTCTCCGCTCTCAAGCTGTTCATCGGGTATATCGCCTTGTCCGAAGCGCTTTGGGCGGACGGGCTGAACAACGCGACGGACATTATCGCTTCGGTCGCCGTACTGATCGGACTTCGCATTTCGCGCAAGCCTCCGGACGCGGATCACCGCTACGGCCATTTCCGGGCGGAAACGGTCGCGTCGCTCGTCGCTTCTTTTATTATGATGGCGGTCGGACTCCAGGTTCTGTTTCAGGCCGTCTCCAAATTCCGGGTCCAATCCTACGAATCTCCCGACATGATCGCCGGCTGGACGGCCATCGGGTGCGCGGTCGTCATGTACTTCGTGTACTTGTACAATATCCGTCTCGCCCGCAGAATCGGAAGCGCCGCGCTGACGGCGGCAGCCCAGGACAACCGCTCGGACGCGCTCGTCAGCGCGGGGACGTTCGTCGGCATCGTCGGCTCGCAATTCGGATTGCCGTGGCTCGACCCGCTGACGGCGCTTGCGGTCGGGCTGATCATCTGCAAGACGGCGTGGGAAATTTTCCGCGACAGCTCGCACGCCCTTACGGACGGCTTCGACGCCGCCGAGCTTCAGGCGATCCGGCAAACCGTCCGCGGCATAACCGGCGTCAAAAAAATCATCGACGTGAAAGCAAGGGTTCACGGAAACAACACGTTCGTCGACATGACGATCGCGGTCGAGCCGGAACTTAACGTAAGCGAAAGCCACGCGATCACGGAAAAGATCGAGCGGCGCATGCTCGAGGCGCACGGCATCGCGCATGCGCATATTCATATCGAGCCGTTCGAATCCGCCGCGAAATAA
- a CDS encoding cyclic nucleotide-binding domain-containing protein produces the protein MQDIEFLRHFPFFEHLERHELEAFAALFVTKTVDKGTYLFWENEEGDEMYLIRSGVVEIFRSDEDREIILAIFNAGDFFGEMALLGEERNRSASARTLAKTTLYAVKREHFQELLSGNMTIYFKILNAVMERLRAANEMISDLTITHARTRIARLLLRLSEKRDKSSGEVSLGMKLTHQQLANMTGTVRETVTKVLSEMQNEGLIRIVNREIIICELNRLKKTSGL, from the coding sequence GTGCAGGATATCGAATTTTTGCGGCACTTTCCCTTTTTCGAGCATTTGGAACGTCATGAGCTGGAAGCATTCGCTGCCCTGTTCGTAACGAAGACGGTCGATAAGGGCACGTATTTGTTTTGGGAAAACGAAGAAGGCGACGAAATGTACCTGATCCGTTCCGGGGTCGTCGAAATATTTCGCAGCGACGAGGATCGGGAAATTATTTTGGCGATCTTCAACGCGGGCGACTTTTTCGGGGAAATGGCGCTGCTCGGGGAAGAGCGGAACCGCTCGGCTTCGGCCCGGACGCTTGCCAAGACGACGCTGTACGCGGTCAAGCGCGAGCATTTTCAGGAACTGTTGAGCGGGAATATGACGATTTATTTCAAAATCCTGAATGCGGTTATGGAACGCCTGCGCGCCGCGAACGAAATGATTTCCGATTTGACGATTACGCATGCGCGGACGAGAATCGCCCGGCTCCTGCTGCGGCTTTCCGAAAAGCGCGACAAGTCATCGGGAGAGGTATCGCTCGGCATGAAGCTGACGCACCAGCAACTGGCCAATATGACGGGCACGGTTCGGGAAACGGTGACGAAGGTGCTGTCGGAAATGCAAAACGAGGGGCTGATCCGGATCGTCAATCGGGAAATCATCATTTGCGAGCTGAACAGGCTGAAGAAAACATCCGGACTGTAA